A region from the Pseudonocardia petroleophila genome encodes:
- a CDS encoding glycosyltransferase: MSTHRIALIASARYPIREPFPGGLEAHTWQLASRLRERGHEVTVFGGAGSDPALDVREMAPLPPLSAHARSDVSMPAEWFLAEHHAYLSLMLELAAPDAPYDVVHNNSLHYLPVAMGPALARPVLTTLHTPPTPWLESAIRLPRTVATPRFAAVSRTTAEQWRGLVPDVRVVRNGVDTAAWTPGPGGGTPVWSGRIVPEKGPVESIRAARAAGTGLRLAGPRPDRDWYDAEVAPLLGDGIEWVGHLDHTALARLVGSASVAVVAPCWDEPYGLVVAEALACGTPIAGFARGALPELLDDTCGVLAAPGDVDGLAVAIRSAARLDRAAVRRRAEGFCSVRAMVSGYEDLYDELAA; the protein is encoded by the coding sequence TTGAGTACGCACCGCATCGCCCTGATCGCCTCCGCCCGGTACCCCATCCGCGAACCGTTCCCCGGTGGCCTGGAGGCCCACACCTGGCAGCTCGCCTCCCGCCTGCGCGAACGCGGCCACGAGGTGACCGTGTTCGGCGGGGCCGGGTCCGATCCCGCGCTCGACGTCCGCGAGATGGCGCCGCTGCCGCCGCTGTCGGCGCACGCGCGCAGCGACGTGAGCATGCCCGCGGAGTGGTTCCTGGCCGAGCACCACGCCTACCTGTCGCTGATGCTCGAGCTGGCCGCCCCGGACGCGCCGTACGACGTCGTGCACAACAACTCGCTGCACTACCTGCCGGTCGCGATGGGCCCGGCGCTCGCCCGACCGGTGCTGACGACGCTGCACACCCCGCCGACGCCGTGGCTGGAGTCGGCGATCCGGCTGCCCCGGACCGTCGCGACGCCCCGGTTCGCCGCGGTCAGCCGCACCACCGCCGAGCAGTGGCGCGGCCTCGTCCCGGACGTCCGCGTGGTGCGCAACGGCGTCGACACCGCGGCCTGGACGCCCGGCCCCGGCGGCGGCACCCCCGTCTGGTCGGGCCGGATCGTGCCGGAGAAGGGCCCGGTGGAGTCCATCCGGGCCGCCCGCGCCGCCGGAACCGGGCTGCGGCTGGCCGGTCCGCGGCCCGACCGCGACTGGTACGACGCCGAGGTCGCCCCGCTGCTCGGGGACGGCATCGAGTGGGTCGGGCACCTCGACCACACCGCGCTCGCCCGGCTCGTCGGGTCGGCGTCGGTGGCCGTCGTGGCCCCGTGCTGGGACGAGCCGTACGGGCTGGTCGTCGCCGAGGCGCTGGCGTGCGGCACGCCGATCGCCGGGTTCGCGCGCGGGGCGCTGCCCGAGCTGCTCGACGACACCTGCGGGGTGCTCGCCGCCCCCGGCGACGTCGACGGGCTGGCCGTCGCGATCCGCTCCGCGGCCCGGCTCGACCGCGCGGCCGTGCGCCGCCGCGCCGAGGGGTTCTGCTCGGTGCGGGCGATGGTGAGCGGCTACGAGGACCTCTACGACGAGCTCGCGGCGTGA
- a CDS encoding glycosyltransferase, with the protein MIAYYVHHQGSGHVRRAAAIAAATRTPVVGLSSRPRPDGWAGEWVELPDDAGGAVEDVTAGGVLHWAPRRHPGLRMRMRAVSEVVARARLVVVDVSVEVSLLARLHGVPVVVLAQPGERTDRAHRLAYDLADRLLAPWPERPSDGWPAAWTAKTVHLGALSRFDGHPVPPPGDPRRVLVLWGSGGLDVSAADLAAAAAATPDRHWVVAGPPGSAGPPNLTWLGWVDDVWAELSGAGVVVTHAGQNALAEVAAARRPAVVVPQRRPHGEQEATGRALARAGVAVTAWPDPAQWPALLDRAGDGSAWTGWSTGDGAARAAAVLDELAS; encoded by the coding sequence GTGATCGCCTACTACGTGCACCACCAGGGCAGCGGGCACGTCCGGCGGGCCGCGGCGATCGCGGCGGCGACCCGCACCCCGGTCGTCGGGCTCTCCTCGCGCCCGCGTCCCGACGGCTGGGCCGGTGAGTGGGTCGAGCTGCCCGACGACGCGGGCGGCGCGGTCGAGGACGTCACCGCGGGCGGGGTCCTGCACTGGGCCCCGCGCCGGCACCCCGGCCTGCGGATGCGCATGCGCGCGGTCTCCGAGGTCGTCGCGCGGGCCCGGCTCGTCGTCGTCGACGTGTCGGTGGAGGTCTCGCTGCTCGCGCGGCTGCACGGCGTCCCGGTCGTGGTGCTGGCCCAGCCGGGCGAGCGCACCGACCGCGCCCACCGCCTCGCCTACGACCTCGCCGACCGCCTCCTCGCCCCGTGGCCGGAGCGTCCCTCCGACGGCTGGCCCGCGGCGTGGACGGCGAAGACCGTGCACCTGGGCGCGCTGTCCCGGTTCGACGGCCACCCCGTGCCGCCGCCCGGTGACCCCCGTCGCGTGCTCGTGCTGTGGGGCTCCGGCGGGCTCGACGTGTCCGCCGCCGACCTCGCCGCCGCCGCGGCCGCGACGCCCGACCGGCACTGGGTCGTCGCCGGGCCGCCCGGGAGCGCCGGGCCGCCGAACCTGACCTGGCTCGGCTGGGTCGACGACGTGTGGGCCGAGCTGTCGGGCGCCGGGGTCGTCGTGACCCACGCCGGGCAGAACGCGCTCGCCGAGGTCGCCGCCGCGCGCCGGCCTGCCGTCGTCGTGCCGCAGCGCCGCCCGCACGGCGAGCAGGAGGCGACGGGCCGCGCGCTGGCCCGGGCCGGTGTCGCCGTCACGGCCTGGCCGGATCCGGCGCAGTGGCCCGCGCTGCTGGACCGGGCGGGCGACGGTTCGGCGTGGACCGGGTGGTCGACCGGCGACGGCGCGGCCCGCGCGGCCGCGGTGCTCGACGAGCTGGCGTCGTGA
- a CDS encoding glycosyltransferase family 2 protein, whose product MRTGRPSTAVVTITRDRDAHLHRQRAGLAADPPDRHVVVGMGARPLLRDVPGAPPVTPVEVAVGGSGLPLAAARNAGAAATDADLLVFLDVDCIPAPGMLRRYADAARRVDGPALLCGPVHYLPPPPDGGYPADGLAALAPAHPARPAPPDGEIVAETRFALFWSLSFAVTRATWDALGGFCEDYTGYGGEDTDFACAAQDAGAGLFWVGGAAAFHQHHPPARETPARIAEIVRNARLFHRRRGWWPMTGWLDDLAARGVVAFDPDRGVLHLTPEGPR is encoded by the coding sequence GTGAGGACCGGCCGGCCGAGCACCGCCGTCGTCACGATCACCCGCGACCGCGACGCCCACCTGCACCGCCAGCGGGCCGGGCTCGCCGCGGACCCGCCCGACCGGCACGTCGTCGTCGGGATGGGGGCGCGACCGCTGCTGCGCGACGTCCCCGGGGCGCCGCCCGTCACGCCGGTGGAGGTGGCCGTCGGGGGCTCGGGGTTGCCGCTGGCCGCCGCCCGCAACGCCGGGGCGGCCGCCACCGACGCCGACCTGCTCGTCTTCCTCGACGTCGACTGCATCCCCGCACCGGGGATGCTGCGCCGCTACGCCGACGCCGCGCGCCGCGTCGACGGGCCGGCGCTGCTGTGCGGGCCGGTGCACTATCTGCCCCCGCCCCCGGACGGCGGCTACCCGGCGGACGGGCTGGCCGCGCTCGCCCCCGCGCACCCCGCCCGACCGGCCCCGCCGGACGGCGAGATCGTCGCGGAGACCCGGTTCGCGCTGTTCTGGTCGCTGTCCTTCGCCGTCACCCGGGCCACCTGGGACGCGCTCGGCGGCTTCTGCGAGGACTACACCGGCTACGGCGGCGAGGACACCGACTTCGCCTGCGCCGCGCAGGACGCCGGGGCCGGGCTGTTCTGGGTGGGCGGTGCGGCCGCGTTCCACCAGCACCACCCCCCGGCGCGGGAGACGCCCGCCCGGATCGCGGAGATCGTCCGCAACGCCCGGCTGTTCCACCGCCGACGGGGCTGGTGGCCGATGACCGGCTGGCTCGACGACCTGGCCGCCCGCGGCGTCGTCGCCTTCGACCCCGACCGCGGCGTCCTGCACCTCACCCCGGAAGGCCCCCGATGA
- a CDS encoding acyl-CoA dehydrogenase, which translates to MTGTATPAPSTPAPARPPATGAAAGPGPATLLGPRPTGPVPDLAAAVRAPLPLPGRGDTAGRWRALAAWGRTDLVLARLAEGHTDALAILAEAGCAPVPGALYGVWAARSGGTGAELHDGAVHGTVRFCSGAHLLDRALVVAAGEGAGDRIVDVDLRDPRVRPVEGTWNPAGMAASDSVDVEFAGVPAEVPVGPPGFYTGRPGFWWGGGGVAAVWLGGAAGVVDDVRGAAGTDPHRLAHLGALHTALAATDALLARTAQAIDADPAADHTTAVWTARAAAEQLCRTVGDRAPRLAGATVLSRHDRLGARLADLGVYVRQHHAERDLAALGARVAATDTAATDTVSEEAR; encoded by the coding sequence ATGACCGGCACCGCGACCCCCGCCCCCTCGACGCCCGCGCCCGCCCGGCCCCCGGCGACCGGTGCCGCCGCGGGACCTGGGCCCGCCACCCTCCTCGGCCCCCGCCCGACCGGACCCGTCCCCGACCTCGCCGCCGCCGTCCGCGCCCCGCTGCCCCTGCCCGGACGCGGCGACACCGCCGGCCGGTGGCGGGCGCTGGCCGCATGGGGCCGCACCGACCTGGTGCTCGCCCGCCTCGCCGAGGGCCACACCGATGCGCTGGCGATCCTCGCCGAGGCCGGGTGCGCGCCCGTCCCCGGTGCGCTCTACGGGGTGTGGGCGGCGCGCTCCGGGGGCACCGGTGCCGAGCTGCACGACGGCGCGGTGCACGGGACCGTCCGGTTCTGCTCCGGCGCGCACCTCCTGGACCGGGCGCTCGTCGTCGCCGCGGGCGAGGGGGCGGGCGACCGGATCGTCGACGTCGACCTGCGCGACCCCCGCGTCCGGCCCGTCGAGGGCACCTGGAACCCGGCGGGGATGGCGGCCAGCGACAGCGTCGACGTCGAGTTCGCCGGGGTCCCGGCCGAGGTGCCCGTCGGCCCGCCGGGCTTCTACACCGGACGGCCGGGGTTCTGGTGGGGCGGCGGCGGGGTCGCCGCGGTGTGGCTGGGCGGCGCCGCCGGCGTCGTCGACGACGTGCGCGGCGCGGCCGGCACCGACCCGCACCGCCTCGCCCACCTCGGCGCGCTGCACACCGCGCTGGCCGCCACCGACGCCCTGCTCGCCCGCACTGCGCAGGCGATCGACGCCGACCCGGCCGCCGACCACACCACCGCGGTCTGGACGGCCCGCGCCGCCGCCGAGCAGCTCTGCCGCACGGTCGGGGACCGGGCGCCGCGCCTGGCCGGGGCCACCGTGCTGAGCCGCCACGACCGGCTCGGCGCGCGGCTGGCCGACCTGGGCGTCTACGTCCGCCAGCACCACGCCGAGCGCGACCTCGCCGCCCTCGGCGCCCGGGTCGCCGCCACCGACACCGCCGCCACCGACACCGTCAGCGAGGAGGCCCGATGA
- a CDS encoding bifunctional PIG-L family deacetylase/class I SAM-dependent methyltransferase: MRPVTPPSAWLRDPPPRPLDPAALGGRVVVVAAHPDDETLGAAGLMRAVHAAGGRLELVVATDGEAAFPDLDGPARTALAATRRRETDDALAALGLAGVPVHRLGMPDSALDADALTAALEPLLRDADAWVAPWTGDPHPDHAAAGHAAAAAAPVTATGWGYPIWMWAWLQADDPSVPWAHARAHHLDDAARAAKRRALDCYASQTGGPEPVVPPEVLAHFGTGTEILFRTPRAGSAPRERFDALYSGDDGDPWATRSSWYERRKRAVLLASLPRERYRHAAEPACGTGALTAELAARCDRLDVSDFSDAAVASARAAGVSAIRAALPDADALPGGLDLAVVSEVLYYLDDAVLAATVDRLADAVVPGGDVVIAHWRGWPAEAPRDADATHRVLLDDPRFVPLVTHVDEDFLLHVLRRA, translated from the coding sequence ATGAGGCCCGTCACGCCGCCGTCCGCCTGGCTGCGGGACCCGCCGCCGCGCCCGCTCGACCCGGCCGCGCTCGGTGGCCGCGTCGTCGTGGTCGCCGCCCACCCCGACGACGAGACGCTCGGCGCGGCCGGTCTGATGCGGGCCGTGCACGCCGCGGGCGGGCGGCTCGAGCTCGTCGTCGCCACCGACGGGGAGGCCGCGTTCCCCGACCTCGACGGCCCGGCCCGCACCGCGCTCGCCGCCACCCGCCGCCGCGAGACCGACGACGCGCTCGCCGCGCTGGGCCTGGCGGGCGTCCCGGTGCACCGGCTCGGGATGCCCGACTCCGCCCTCGACGCGGACGCCCTGACCGCGGCCCTGGAGCCGCTGCTGCGCGACGCCGACGCCTGGGTCGCCCCCTGGACCGGCGACCCGCACCCCGACCACGCCGCCGCCGGGCACGCCGCGGCGGCCGCCGCCCCGGTGACCGCCACGGGCTGGGGGTACCCGATCTGGATGTGGGCGTGGCTGCAGGCGGACGACCCGTCGGTCCCGTGGGCGCACGCCCGCGCCCACCACCTCGACGACGCCGCACGCGCGGCGAAGCGGCGGGCCCTGGACTGCTACGCCTCGCAGACCGGCGGCCCCGAGCCCGTCGTGCCGCCGGAGGTGCTGGCCCACTTCGGGACCGGCACGGAGATCCTGTTCCGCACCCCGCGGGCCGGGTCGGCACCCCGCGAACGGTTCGACGCGCTCTACTCCGGCGACGACGGCGACCCCTGGGCGACCCGCAGCAGCTGGTACGAGCGGCGCAAGCGCGCGGTCCTGCTCGCGAGCCTGCCCCGCGAGCGCTACCGGCACGCCGCCGAGCCCGCCTGCGGCACCGGGGCGCTCACCGCCGAGCTGGCCGCGCGCTGCGACCGGCTCGACGTCTCCGACTTCTCCGACGCCGCCGTCGCCTCCGCGCGCGCGGCCGGGGTGTCCGCGATCCGGGCCGCCCTGCCCGACGCGGACGCCCTGCCCGGCGGGCTCGACCTCGCCGTCGTCAGCGAGGTCCTCTACTACCTCGACGACGCCGTGCTGGCCGCCACCGTCGACCGGCTCGCCGACGCGGTCGTCCCCGGCGGCGACGTCGTGATCGCGCACTGGCGCGGCTGGCCCGCCGAGGCCCCGCGCGACGCCGACGCCACCCACCGCGTGCTGCTCGACGACCCGCGGTTCGTCCCGCTCGTCACCCACGTCGACGAGGACTTCCTGCTGCACGTGCTGCGTCGGGCATGA
- a CDS encoding glycosyltransferase, with protein MTGIDAVGVVVPARDEEDRIAACLRSVRAALPPGVATAVAVVLDRCTDRTAERVPSGVDVLTNAHPSSVGELRDRGVRHLLGRLAAHRPERTWLLSTDADTVVGPDWVAAHLRHAAAGAHAVAGLADLDVPVGGAYARIVHSGIRADGHTHVYGANLGVRADAYLATGGFPAAVHGEDHALVGRLRAGGFRVVTALDGRVRTSGRTVGRAPGGLADLLAGLV; from the coding sequence ATGACCGGCATCGACGCCGTGGGGGTCGTCGTCCCCGCCCGCGACGAGGAGGACCGGATCGCCGCGTGCCTGCGCAGCGTGCGCGCCGCGCTCCCCCCGGGCGTCGCGACCGCGGTGGCCGTCGTCCTGGACCGCTGCACCGACCGCACCGCCGAGCGCGTCCCCTCCGGCGTCGACGTCCTCACCAACGCCCACCCGTCGAGCGTCGGGGAGCTGCGCGACCGCGGCGTGCGGCACCTGCTGGGCCGCCTGGCCGCCCACCGCCCGGAGCGGACCTGGCTGCTCAGCACGGACGCCGACACCGTCGTCGGCCCGGACTGGGTCGCCGCGCACCTGCGCCACGCCGCAGCGGGCGCGCACGCCGTCGCCGGGCTGGCCGACCTCGACGTGCCGGTCGGCGGCGCCTACGCCCGGATCGTGCACTCCGGCATCCGCGCCGACGGCCACACCCACGTCTACGGGGCCAACCTCGGCGTCCGCGCCGACGCCTACCTCGCGACGGGCGGCTTCCCGGCCGCGGTGCACGGCGAGGACCACGCGCTGGTCGGGCGGCTGCGCGCGGGCGGGTTCCGGGTCGTCACGGCGCTGGACGGGCGGGTCCGCACGAGCGGCCGCACCGTCGGCCGCGCCCCGGGCGGCCTGGCCGACCTGCTCGCCGGGCTGGTGTGA
- a CDS encoding thiamine pyrophosphate-requiring protein codes for MPTPQTPATGDQPRRPTVADHIVDRLASWGVRHYYGYPGDGINGMTSALQRRGDTRFVQVRHEETAGFAATAHVKYGGGTIGAALVTSGPGAIHLLNGLYDAKLDHQPVVALVGQTALTAQGGGYYQEVDLLSLYKDVAGFQAQLDDPSQVRHLVDRACRTALAHRTVAVLVLPNDVQDLDAVLDPPHTHAHYATSNAPSTRSTVPPEADLRAAAEVLRGGEKVAMLVGQGAFGAEAEVAAIAERLGAGVATALLGMAVVDQREPWVTGALGLLGTVPSSYLMAHCDRLLIVGSNSPYTEFYPPEGLPAVQIDIDGAQLGLRYATEVNLTGDAAPTLHALDALLADHTPPTDWRADIAERTASWRSGQLRVAQQDAEPLNPQRTLTELDDRLPADAMVAVDCGTVTAWYARHLHVRPGMLASLSGTLLSMGGAMPYGIGAKFAHPDRPVFALLGDGAMQMNGVNELITVAKYWREWADPRFVVLVLNNRDLAFVSWEQRASEGTPKFDASQDVPDVDYAAWARTLGLQGIRVDDPAQVGPAWDAALAADRPVVIDAVVDPAELMIPPQFTREQAVNTASSIIRGDSDWRGILRRGVPAAVATLLPHRS; via the coding sequence ATGCCGACGCCGCAGACCCCCGCCACGGGCGACCAGCCCCGCCGTCCCACCGTCGCCGACCACATCGTCGACCGGCTGGCGTCGTGGGGCGTGCGGCACTACTACGGCTACCCCGGCGACGGCATCAACGGCATGACCTCGGCCCTGCAGCGGCGCGGGGACACGCGGTTCGTGCAGGTGCGCCACGAGGAGACCGCGGGGTTCGCCGCGACCGCGCACGTCAAGTACGGCGGCGGGACGATCGGGGCCGCGCTGGTCACGTCGGGTCCGGGCGCGATCCACCTGCTCAACGGCCTCTACGACGCGAAGCTCGACCACCAGCCGGTCGTCGCGCTCGTCGGCCAGACGGCGCTGACCGCGCAGGGCGGCGGCTACTACCAGGAGGTCGACCTCCTCTCGCTCTACAAGGACGTCGCGGGCTTCCAGGCCCAGCTCGACGACCCCAGCCAGGTCCGCCACCTCGTCGACCGCGCCTGCCGCACCGCGCTCGCGCACCGCACCGTCGCCGTGCTCGTGCTGCCCAACGACGTCCAGGACCTCGACGCCGTGCTCGACCCGCCGCACACGCACGCCCACTACGCCACCTCCAACGCCCCCAGCACCCGCTCGACCGTGCCGCCGGAGGCCGACCTGCGCGCCGCGGCCGAGGTGCTGCGCGGCGGGGAGAAGGTCGCGATGCTCGTCGGGCAGGGCGCGTTCGGTGCCGAGGCCGAGGTGGCGGCGATCGCCGAGCGGCTCGGCGCCGGGGTGGCGACCGCGCTGCTCGGGATGGCCGTGGTCGACCAGCGCGAGCCGTGGGTCACCGGCGCGCTCGGGCTGCTGGGCACCGTCCCCAGCTCGTACCTCATGGCGCACTGCGACCGGCTGCTGATCGTCGGCTCCAACTCGCCCTACACCGAGTTCTACCCGCCGGAGGGGCTCCCGGCGGTGCAGATCGACATCGACGGCGCGCAGCTGGGCCTGCGCTACGCCACCGAGGTCAACCTCACCGGTGACGCCGCCCCGACCCTGCACGCGCTCGACGCCCTGCTCGCCGACCACACCCCGCCGACGGACTGGCGGGCCGACATCGCCGAGCGCACGGCGTCGTGGCGGAGCGGGCAGCTCCGGGTCGCGCAGCAGGACGCCGAGCCGCTCAACCCGCAGCGGACCCTCACCGAGCTCGACGACCGGCTGCCTGCCGACGCGATGGTCGCCGTCGACTGCGGCACCGTGACGGCCTGGTACGCGCGGCACCTGCACGTGCGGCCCGGGATGCTGGCATCGCTGTCGGGCACGCTGCTGTCGATGGGCGGGGCCATGCCCTACGGCATCGGCGCGAAGTTCGCGCACCCCGACCGCCCGGTGTTCGCCCTGCTCGGCGACGGGGCGATGCAGATGAACGGCGTCAACGAGCTGATCACCGTCGCGAAGTACTGGCGCGAGTGGGCCGACCCGCGGTTCGTCGTGCTCGTGCTCAACAACCGCGACCTCGCGTTCGTCAGCTGGGAGCAGCGGGCCTCCGAGGGCACCCCGAAGTTCGACGCCAGCCAGGACGTCCCCGACGTCGACTACGCGGCGTGGGCCCGCACGCTCGGCCTGCAGGGCATCCGGGTCGACGACCCGGCGCAGGTCGGCCCGGCCTGGGACGCCGCGCTGGCCGCCGACCGGCCCGTCGTCATCGACGCGGTGGTGGACCCCGCCGAGCTGATGATCCCGCCGCAGTTCACGCGGGAGCAGGCCGTCAACACGGCGAGCTCGATCATCCGCGGCGACTCCGACTGGCGCGGGATCCTGCGCCGCGGCGTCCCCGCGGCCGTCGCGACGCTGCTCCCGCACCGGTCCTAG
- a CDS encoding helix-turn-helix transcriptional regulator, translating to MPPDRSAFGEFLRSRRDRITPAQAGITPFPGARRVPGLRKEELAVLAGLSPDHYSRLEQGRQPTVTDSVLDALARALRLDDVERAHLRDLAAPATRRRAGGGEAPQQADPGLLRLMTALDHLPVLLLGRRAEVLARNALLPAVLGRPLEPGSSLVRYLFTDPSARERIVNWPDFAAAAVGALRLEAGRRPEDRRLAALVTELCSADADVARWWDDHGVRDHTSVVKRIAHPTAGPLVFGIEAVSPPHDPDQRLVVYTVEPDSPTARVLPLLAGWGSDDAARAPAAPAG from the coding sequence GTGCCCCCAGACCGCAGCGCGTTCGGCGAGTTCCTGCGCTCCCGGCGCGACCGGATCACCCCGGCGCAGGCCGGGATCACGCCGTTCCCCGGCGCGCGTCGGGTCCCCGGCCTGCGCAAGGAGGAGCTCGCCGTGCTCGCCGGGCTGAGCCCCGACCACTACAGCCGCCTGGAGCAGGGCCGGCAGCCGACCGTCACCGACTCGGTGCTCGACGCGCTGGCCAGGGCCCTGCGCCTCGACGATGTCGAGCGCGCCCACCTGCGCGACCTCGCCGCCCCGGCCACCCGGCGCCGGGCGGGCGGGGGAGAGGCGCCGCAGCAGGCCGACCCCGGGCTGCTCCGGCTGATGACCGCGCTCGACCACCTCCCGGTGCTCCTGCTCGGCCGCCGCGCCGAGGTGCTGGCCCGCAACGCCCTGCTGCCCGCGGTGCTCGGGCGGCCACTGGAGCCGGGCTCGTCCCTCGTCCGGTACCTGTTCACCGACCCGTCGGCGCGCGAGCGGATCGTCAACTGGCCGGACTTCGCCGCCGCCGCGGTGGGGGCGCTGCGGCTGGAGGCGGGCCGCCGCCCCGAGGACCGCAGGCTGGCGGCGCTCGTCACCGAGCTGTGCAGCGCCGACGCCGACGTCGCCCGGTGGTGGGACGACCACGGCGTCCGCGACCACACGTCGGTCGTCAAGCGGATCGCCCACCCCACCGCCGGCCCGCTGGTGTTCGGCATCGAGGCGGTGTCACCGCCGCACGACCCCGACCAGCGCCTGGTCGTCTACACCGTCGAGCCCGACTCGCCGACCGCGCGGGTCCTGCCGCTGCTGGCCGGCTGGGGCAGCGACGACGCCGCGCGGGCACCGGCCGCACCGGCCGGCTAG
- a CDS encoding SDR family NAD(P)-dependent oxidoreductase → MTSSLQGRHAVVTGSTSGIGAAIARTFAAEGASVVVSGRDRARGEAVVEEIAGAGGTATFVPSDLAGSPDDVRAFAAAATAALDGRVDVLVNNAAVCPAVTTTDLTDTQLDEALAVNVRAPHVLVAALVPAMAGRGDGAVVTIGSWMASVGSPIVGLYAATKAAEQQLTRSWAAEFGPSGVRVNTVSPGVTRTPINDGDGDLLDRIAAGTPAGRTVAPEDVARAVAWLASSDAALVHGVTLPVDGGISSTRPF, encoded by the coding sequence ATGACCTCCAGCCTGCAGGGCCGCCACGCCGTCGTCACCGGATCCACCAGCGGCATCGGTGCCGCCATCGCCCGCACGTTCGCCGCCGAGGGGGCCAGCGTCGTCGTCAGCGGCCGCGACCGGGCCCGCGGCGAGGCCGTCGTCGAGGAGATCGCCGGGGCGGGTGGCACCGCGACGTTCGTGCCGTCCGACCTCGCCGGGTCCCCCGACGACGTCCGCGCGTTCGCCGCGGCCGCCACCGCCGCCCTCGACGGGCGCGTGGACGTCCTCGTCAACAACGCCGCCGTCTGCCCCGCCGTCACCACGACCGACCTGACCGACACCCAGCTCGACGAGGCCCTCGCCGTCAACGTCCGCGCGCCGCACGTCCTCGTCGCCGCGCTCGTCCCGGCGATGGCCGGGCGCGGGGACGGCGCCGTCGTCACGATCGGGTCGTGGATGGCGTCGGTGGGCAGCCCGATCGTCGGCCTCTACGCCGCGACCAAGGCCGCCGAGCAGCAGCTCACCCGCAGCTGGGCGGCGGAGTTCGGGCCGTCGGGGGTGCGGGTGAACACCGTGTCCCCCGGCGTCACGCGCACCCCGATCAACGACGGCGACGGGGACCTCCTCGACCGGATCGCCGCCGGCACCCCGGCCGGGCGGACCGTCGCCCCGGAGGACGTCGCCCGCGCCGTGGCCTGGCTCGCCTCGTCCGACGCCGCGCTCGTGCACGGCGTCACGCTCCCCGTCGACGGCGGGATCAGCAGCACCCGCCCGTTCTGA
- a CDS encoding cysteine--tRNA ligase, with product MTASDPTLTLCGAPVPLTVPARLYVCGITPYDVTHLGHASTFVWADTVARVMRMTGTDTVVARNVTDIDDELTRAAAERGKPYDEFGLSQEFTVEQDLAALHVRRPDHEPHARHHVRHVVALAAALLGAGAAYERGGGVWFRGAGVPAAAGLDVDTALALARANGDDPDDPRRDDPFDVPVWWPADDAGPSWPSPWGPGRPGWHAECAAMALATLGGTVDVLIGGADLAFPHHAYQVALATAATGAVPYARRRMPVGTVHVEGAKMAKSTGNLVLVGDLLARHPGAALRLLLLEREWTADWEYRPEDLDVAAERLDRLYRAAATGGGSDADVAAVRTALLDDLDVPTAMGIALDAGGAAARQAVRTLALQ from the coding sequence GTGACCGCATCCGACCCGACCCTGACGCTGTGCGGTGCCCCCGTGCCGCTCACCGTCCCCGCCCGCCTCTACGTCTGCGGCATCACCCCGTACGACGTCACCCACCTCGGCCACGCCTCGACGTTCGTGTGGGCCGACACGGTCGCCCGCGTGATGCGGATGACGGGGACCGACACGGTCGTCGCGCGCAACGTCACCGACATCGACGACGAGCTCACCCGGGCCGCGGCGGAACGCGGGAAGCCCTACGACGAGTTCGGGCTCTCGCAGGAGTTCACCGTCGAGCAGGACCTCGCCGCCCTGCACGTCCGGCGCCCCGACCACGAGCCGCACGCGCGCCACCACGTCCGGCACGTCGTCGCGCTGGCGGCGGCCCTGCTCGGGGCGGGTGCGGCCTACGAGCGCGGGGGCGGGGTCTGGTTCCGCGGCGCCGGGGTGCCCGCGGCGGCCGGCCTGGACGTCGACACCGCGCTCGCCCTGGCCCGCGCCAACGGCGACGACCCCGACGACCCCCGCCGCGACGACCCGTTCGACGTGCCGGTCTGGTGGCCCGCCGACGACGCCGGCCCGTCGTGGCCGAGCCCGTGGGGGCCGGGGCGGCCGGGCTGGCACGCGGAGTGCGCGGCGATGGCCCTGGCCACCCTCGGCGGCACCGTCGACGTGCTGATCGGCGGCGCCGACCTGGCCTTCCCGCACCACGCCTACCAGGTCGCGCTGGCCACCGCGGCCACCGGTGCGGTCCCGTACGCGCGGCGGCGGATGCCCGTCGGCACCGTGCACGTCGAGGGCGCGAAGATGGCGAAGTCGACCGGCAACCTCGTGCTGGTCGGCGACCTGCTCGCCCGCCACCCCGGCGCCGCGCTGCGGCTGCTGCTCCTGGAGCGCGAGTGGACGGCCGACTGGGAGTACCGGCCGGAGGACCTCGACGTCGCCGCCGAGCGGCTGGACCGCCTCTACCGAGCCGCGGCCACCGGCGGCGGCTCGGACGCCGACGTCGCGGCCGTGCGCACGGCCCTGCTCGACGACCTCGACGTCCCCACCGCGATGGGGATCGCGCTGGACGCCGGAGGGGCGGCCGCGCGCCAGGCCGTGCGCACGCTCGCGCTGCAGTAG